Proteins from a genomic interval of Plasmodium malariae genome assembly, contig: PmUG01_00_9, whole genome shotgun sequence:
- the PmUG01_00026100 gene encoding fam-l protein, with amino-acid sequence MGKKQKTIIFINFFEFILLSWICHFYIDVSMFNISLDNYCELKKILKTRNYRLLGKYKHNMDLNFICTKEEIPNIELNIRNDICNNEESVKTQMKQSNGSSPGNTRGHKKHMKNKTCTFETKKYSHMEKKIFKELDYQDFLKSNRTISDKLYKKIIIKKYRLRFALPLVLFLLFSLGLILDFTCNCGLRRGLYKLLIFSLGKSKMGNFQTYLEENVGSFFKYTNDKSKDLYITPFFDFLIYCVLFFIFGITLISGIIYYHKKVKKFEKIKFKKR; translated from the exons tttattaatttttttgagtTCATCCTTTTATCTTGGATATGTCATTTTTACATTGATGTt agcATGTTCAATATTTCACTGGATAATTACTGCGAGCTTAAGAAAATACTAAAAACAAGGAATTATAGATTACtaggaaaatataaacataatatggatttaaattttatatgtacaaaagaagaaataccaaatattgaattaaatattagaaacgatatatgtaataatgaagaaaGTGTGAAAACACAAATGAAGCAGTCAAATGGAAGTTCACCAGGAAATACAAGAGGtcataaaaaacatatgaaaaataaaacttgtacgtttgaaacaaaaaaatattctcatATGGAGAAAAAGATATTCAAGGAACTTGATTATCAGGATTTTCTTAAAAGCAACAGAACAATTAGTGATAAgttgtacaaaaaaataataattaaaaaatacagattACGGTTTGCTTTGCCTTTAgtattgtttttattgttcTCATTAGGATTAATATTAGATTTTACTTGTAATTGTGGCCTTAGGAGGGGGTTATATAAGTTATTGATATTTTCATTAGGTAAGAGTAAGATGGGAAATTTTCAAACTTATTTGGAGGAAAATGTAGGATCGTTTTTCAAGTATACCAATGATAAAAGTAAAGATCTTTATATAACACCGTTTTTTgattttctaatatattgcGTACTCTTCTTTATATTTGGTATAACTCTTATATCaggaattatttattaccataaaaaagttaaaaaatttgaaaaaattaaatttaagaaaaggtaa